The DNA region AAAGCGGCGAATCGCCGGGCAATATCGACCGTGCCTGGCGCTATGGCGCGGAATGGAGCAACACGATTCGGCTCGAAACACTGGGCTGGGAAGGTGGCCGCATCGACACCCGCCTGTTGTGGCAGGACAGCCGCGTCGAAGATCCGCTGACCGGCGAAACACGCGCCATCAGCAACAGCCTGCAAAACCAGGCCACACTCGGCTTCAGAAGCGATCCACCGGGAAGCGACTGGGGCTGGGGCATCGATGCTTCCTACGCCTACCAGTCCAGGAACGTCAGACTGACCGAACAGGGACGGATGTGGGAAGGCCCGGTATGGGCCAGCCTCTACCTGGAACACCGCGACGTCCTGGGCCACACCGTACGCGCTACTGTAGGCAATCTGCTCGGCGCACGCAGCATGTGGAACCGCACCGTGCACGAGGGCCGGCGCACCGAACCGATTGCCTTCATCGAAGAACGCGACCGCCGCATCGGCCCGATCTTCACCATTGCCATACAGGGGGAGTTCTAGGCGCAAGGCTCAAGGTTTCAGGTTTCCGGTTTCCGGTTTCCGGGGGATTGTCGTTTGGTCTTTTCGTCGTTTCCTGGACTGCCGGCTCAGATCTCAGACCGCGGACCACCAACCACTGACTACCGACCACCGTCTTCCAGGAAACCGGGACAAGGTTTCGTGTCTCACGATAAGACCTCGAAATGCGCCGATAATCAATCAGATAGTTCGTAAAGGAACTGCAGACACATCCCTCACAAAAGCGTCACACACAAATGTGAATACTTTGCTTCCCATAGTGTTTGAGTGCAATGAAAATGAAAACGTTTACCGGCTTTTTGTTGGTGGTGTTCTTGAATGCTCTCTTCTTTCAAACTGCAGTCGCTCAGGAGGAAAATGCCGCTTTGGTTCCCTTGCCCTCTCTCGATGACTTCACGAGGGGGGAGAATGGTTGGGCCTTCGGGCTGGGGCTGGGTGTTGAATACGAATCGGCCTACGAAGGGTCGGATGAATTCGGTTTCGAAGTCGATCCTGCCGGTGCGGTCCAGTGGCGGAGAGGCAATGACATCTTCTACTGGGCGGGTGAGGCAATAGGCTGGCGTGGACTTCGAGCGGACACATGGCTGTTTGAGGCGACAATCGGTTTCGATGAGGGTCGCAAGGAAAGTGATTCGTCTGACGGTCGCCTTGATGGACTCGGTGACTCCGATGACGAGTTTGAATTCGTACTGCAAACCCGACGCGCTTTCTCCCCCGACTGGCGTTATTGGCTCGATGGTCGGGTGATCGCCACTGAAAACGGAAATCTTGGTCTTTTCGGGGTAGGGCGGCGCTTTGGCCACCGTATCGACGGGTCCGGTTCTGAACTTGCCGTGGCTGTGCTCTTTCACGATAGCGACTACGCCAACAAGGATTTCGGCATAACGGCTGCCCAGGCCGCTGCGTCGGGACTGGCTGAGACCAACCTGAGTGGCGGATACCGTTCGGTCGGGCTTCACTATAACTATCGCCATTACATCAACAGGAACTGGCAGATCTTCGGCGAGGTGCTCTATGAGCACTACGGCAGCAACATCCGGCGAAGCCCGATCGCACGGAGCAACTATGAAGCCGAGGTAGGCATTGGATTGATTTACGTTTTCTAGGGGGCTGGTGCATTGAAGACCGGGGGCGCGACCCCCGGTCTACGGTTGCTTCGCTGGATCAATGAGAACCCGGATCGCTTTCCGGCTTCCGTCTCCCGTCTCCCGAATTTTTCGCAAAGGCACAAAGCATCAATTGCTCCGGTCCGAGAATGCGGACTCCATCGATAGCAGTTCTGCCCGGCTTGCGCCCAGCTCCCGCGCGACCTCCCGCCAGGGTGCAATTGCATCGCGCACCGTGGCGACAATGCGGTTGGCGGCAGGCTTGTCGAGTCCGTAGAGGCCTGCCGTCGCCAGTGCCAGCGATAAGTCCGGAGCGGCCGACGTTTCGTCGATCGACAGGGCATGAGTGGCTTTTTCGGGCATCGGGTTAACGTCGTAAGTGGGCGCGAGTCGGATGCCGTCGCGGGTGACGAAGAAGCCGTGATTGCGGAGATGATCGTCTCGGTTGCTTACGAGAATGTTGAACAAGACGCGCCGGAACAACTGCTCCAGGTCGCGCTTGACCTCATAGGTTCCATGGTCGTCGAGCGCCTGCACCATATCAAGGTAGCTAGCCTCGTCACCGTCAGTTTTCGCGGTGAAGTTCATTGCTGATGCAAACGGGATGCGCCGATCACCGCGCCGGTCGAAACGGCGGATGCAGAATGTGTGGTACCGCTGCCCAAATGGGTACAGCGTGCTGACCGCGGTCGTAATCCCGGCGTTTTCCGCCAAGCGGGCGAGGACCTGCTCCCACAGCGCGACATCGCGCTGATCATCTTTCGCAGGAAACTTGGCGATCCAGAGACTGCCGTCGACCATGCGGAAGCTGCACTTGGGGCGCGCACCTCCCAGCGAGCTGCCCGGTGCAATCAGCACACGTATCCAACGGTCGAGTGCTTCGAGATCGCCGCGCTCAAGCGCGGTCTCCAGTTCACGTGACGCCGCCTCCAGCGTGCGCAGCTCCGTCGCCGGGGGCACGGGTTTCGGGCTATTGTCGAGGTATACTTGGCCGTCGGGTGCTCGCAGCCGCATGGCGCCCATGCGAGTTTCATCCTGGACGCCCAGGAGGTAATCCCAGGCGTTCAGTGCGCGTGGTTTACGCCCTTGTTCATAGGCGCGCAAATCCTCCCGGCGTTGCATCAACACACACCCCCATCGGTCTGGCGATACATCTTCAAACAGACCAAAGTTGTCCCGTCCGGAGGCAGGAAACTGGGGGCCTGGATAGGCGCCGATCATCGGGTCCAATAGAAGAAAGTCGGGCGAATCGACCCAGGCTGACTCGTACTCGAATCGCAACGTTCCGCGCTCGTGCGACAGCCGGCCGAGGCAATTTGGTCCGGTCTCCGATGTAGGGCCCAGATCAACGGCAACCTCGCGGAGCGCCGCCGGATCACCCATCACTCGGCTCCGAGGAACGCCTGCGCCGGGGTGCGCGTTGCGGGGTTCTCAGATCGGCGTCCTGCAAGCGGCGCCCCACCTCGTCATCCGCGGCCAGGACTTCGATATCGGAATCCAGGCCGTAGACGCTCAGTAACCGCAATACGGTTGCGAGTGAAACCGAAGGATCGCCGTTCTCGAGGCGTGAAAGCGTAGAGCGGGAAACGCGAATACGTTCCGCCACCAGCTCGCTGGCAAGCTTGCGTCGCAGGCGCGCTTTTTGGAGGCGATCTCCCAGGGCGTGTGCGCGGCGCGCCAGCTTAGGCGGTAGTGGGTCGGTTCGCCTCTTCATAATGACGCATTAATAGCACAAAACAAGTCTTTCTGTATAGTTTTTGCGACGTTAAATGGTTATGCCGGGCAGCAGAGCGGTCCTGCGCCGGAGGTTTATGGCATAGCCGGGCTAATGTAGGTGCAGGTTGATCCCATTTCCGGAAAACTCGGCACCAGGGAATCCGAATCTGCCGGGTGGTAATACCCGTGGATCGAGTGAACACCGGGGTGCAGCCCCGGTCTACGTTGACTTCACAGGTTTGTCGATCAGGTTGCTTTTTCGTCGTCTCACCCTGGCTCGTGCACGGCCTTGACAGGCCGTGGGCGGGGGTGTAGTTTTCCGATCGAAGTATGCATCGTAGCCCCGTGAAGGGGCTGTCCGGGTCGTTCCGTCTTTTCCATTAGTGCGCTCCTTCAGAACGGTTCCAGCGGGCTGGGGAAGCCGCGCGCCCGCGTAGAGTTATTCTGAGCCTCCTTAATCGCAAAGAAACAGTGAAGGCATTGTTCCGCACATCGTTGGTTTCCCTTTCCTTCCTTCTGGCGGTGGCGTTTGCCGGGTTGCCGGAAGCGCACGCACAGGTTTCCGTGGCTCCCACTACGGTGGTGATGGAAAACCGCAATCCTTTCGGCGAGTTCATCGTCGCCAACCAGTCGGCTGCCCCCCAGGAAGTCAGGATCAGCTTTCAGTTCGGCTATCCCAGGTCCGACGAGAAAGGCGAGATTTACATGGAATACGAGGACGTCGCACAGGGTGAACCGCGTGATCTCGGCGAGCGGGTGCGGGCCTTTCCCCGGGCGTTTGTCCTGCCCCCCGGGGAACAGCAAACCGTTCGCCTGATGGTGAGCCCGGATGCCGACGCGGTCGACGGCGTGTACTGGAGCCGGATCGTCACGACCTCCAACCCTCGCGACGAGGATGTGGAGACCCGACAAGTTCAGGAGGGTGTCGGGGCACGGATCGCATTCCAGATTCGACATGTGACCACGGTCCTGTTCAAGCAGGGAGACGCGCACACGGGGGTGGACGTCCATGGCCTGGAGGCCAATATCGAGGACGACGAGCTGGTGATTCTTGCCGACCTGGAGCGGACCGGCAACGCGCCCTTTATCGGTCGCAGCCACCTGCGTATTTTCGACGACGCCGGGGAAGTCGTCCTGGAAAGCGAGCAGAATGTGTCGCTGTATTTCGAGTTGCTGCGACGATTGACGGCGTCCGTGGAGGACTTGGCCCCCGGCGATTATCGGGCGGAATTGGAGTTCCGCGCCGGACAGCGCGATATTGCCCGCGCGGATCGGATCTCGATGGATCCGGTTTCAGCGGAGATTGGCTTTCAAATCCCCGAGCGTTGATGAGCCGGTTGTGTCTGAGGGGGCTTGCTCTGGTTCTTTTCTGCCTGCCGTCTCTGGTGCTTTCGGAGGCTGAATGGGCAGAACCCGACGAGGCGCTGCTTCAGTTCCGCTACCACGGGGCGGTCAATACGATGATCAGCGGCCGGTACGACGGCGAACAGTTTTACTTGCCGCTATCGGAGCTTTTCGAGATCCTGGGCATCGACTACCGCCTCGACCCGGACGGTCGTCGGATCGAAGGCTTTTTCCTGGAATCCGACCGTGACTACCGGATTGACCTCGACGCGGGAGTCGCGGAAATCGACGGCCGTGTCCAAGCCTTCGATTCGGACCGCTTTGTTGTCACCGAGCTGGATGTCTATTTTCTCCCGCGCTTCTACGAAGCCCTCTTCGGGCTGTCGTTTTCGGTCAATCTTCGCCGCCTGACTCTCGGCCTGACCACACCGGACACACTGCCGGTCATCGCCGAGCAGGAGCGGGAACGGGCCCGGGGGCACACACAGATTCCGGGGGGGATGCGGGAGGAGGCACCACTGGTTTTTGACCGCGATCGGCGTCTGCTCGGCGGAGCGTTCTTCGATTACGCCTGGGCATCGCGCTACCAGGGCGGCGAGGCTGTTCACAACTACAGCGTGCGCGGCGGCGGCGAGGTGCTGGGCGGCGACTTGCAGGGCGCTTTTCGCGGAGCCAGTCCGGGACGGGCTTTTGATACCTCGCTTGACGACCTGCGCTGGCGCTATGTGTTCGACCCCAATCCGGCGCTGACCCAATTCCAGGCCGGCAGAATGGCGTCAGGGGGGCTGGAGGGCCGCTCTCACCGGGGTGTCCGTCTGACCAATGAGCCGATCACGCCGCGCCGGCATTTTGGTTCCTATCAGCTGCGGGGCCAGACCGAGCCCGGCTGGGACGTCGAGCTCTACATCAACAATCGTCTGGTCGACACGGTCGAGGCAGGCCCGACGGGCGACTACAGTTTCGATATTCCGCTCGGATATGGTTCGCAGCAGACGACCCTGCGGTTCTTTGGGCCGTCTGGTGAGTTCGAAGAAGAGGAGCGGCGTCTGACCATCCCGAGCGGATTCCTGCCAGCCGGAGAGGTGAACTACTCGCTGGATGCGGGCCGAACGGATGTCGAGGGCAGGGATCTTCTGCATAGCTCGCTCGCCGCCGGCCTCACCGATCGCCTGACCCTGGGAGTCGGCGTCGATTACCTTGAGCCCTTCGTCGACGAGGATTTTCGCTCGGCGGTTTTCTATCAAAGGGTGAACTACCGGCTGGGCGATGCCCATCTTTTCGTCCTGGAGAATGCCCCGGGCGCCCTCCAGCGGGTGTTTGTCAGCGCCTTCTACCCGAACCAGGTCAATTGGGAGACACGGCTCACTCGCTTTAGCGATCACCCTCTCTACGGATCCTCGGGTGTGCGTAGCGAGGCGAGTGGATCTCTGTTTGTGCCGTTTACCGCGGGCGAACATCGCTTCGCGTTTCGCCTTCGAGGCCGCGCGACCGACCGTGAGCAACGAGCTACCACCTATTCCTGGAATCCGGAGATTGATGTCCGGTATCGGCGAACGCTGTTCAGTCTTGGCCTGGAAAAGGCGCGGGGAGAGGCCCGGGAGACACACCTCACCGGCGGAAC from Wenzhouxiangella sp. AB-CW3 includes:
- a CDS encoding MipA/OmpV family protein, which produces MKTFTGFLLVVFLNALFFQTAVAQEENAALVPLPSLDDFTRGENGWAFGLGLGVEYESAYEGSDEFGFEVDPAGAVQWRRGNDIFYWAGEAIGWRGLRADTWLFEATIGFDEGRKESDSSDGRLDGLGDSDDEFEFVLQTRRAFSPDWRYWLDGRVIATENGNLGLFGVGRRFGHRIDGSGSELAVAVLFHDSDYANKDFGITAAQAAASGLAETNLSGGYRSVGLHYNYRHYINRNWQIFGEVLYEHYGSNIRRSPIARSNYEAEVGIGLIYVF
- a CDS encoding type II toxin-antitoxin system HipA family toxin; the encoded protein is MGDPAALREVAVDLGPTSETGPNCLGRLSHERGTLRFEYESAWVDSPDFLLLDPMIGAYPGPQFPASGRDNFGLFEDVSPDRWGCVLMQRREDLRAYEQGRKPRALNAWDYLLGVQDETRMGAMRLRAPDGQVYLDNSPKPVPPATELRTLEAASRELETALERGDLEALDRWIRVLIAPGSSLGGARPKCSFRMVDGSLWIAKFPAKDDQRDVALWEQVLARLAENAGITTAVSTLYPFGQRYHTFCIRRFDRRGDRRIPFASAMNFTAKTDGDEASYLDMVQALDDHGTYEVKRDLEQLFRRVLFNILVSNRDDHLRNHGFFVTRDGIRLAPTYDVNPMPEKATHALSIDETSAAPDLSLALATAGLYGLDKPAANRIVATVRDAIAPWREVARELGASRAELLSMESAFSDRSN
- a CDS encoding helix-turn-helix transcriptional regulator, which produces MKRRTDPLPPKLARRAHALGDRLQKARLRRKLASELVAERIRVSRSTLSRLENGDPSVSLATVLRLLSVYGLDSDIEVLAADDEVGRRLQDADLRTPQRAPRRRRSSEPSDG